In a single window of the Rhodoferax saidenbachensis genome:
- a CDS encoding antibiotic biosynthesis monooxygenase family protein produces the protein MYAAAFIFEPGTYDDRFHALDADIEAAAVANPGYLGRETWRSEDGVRYNATYYWTDLEALKTFSSHPQHLEAKRNYQRWYKGFHIVISEVIRSYGDGALAHITPNSRSTLSGTHA, from the coding sequence ATGTACGCCGCAGCTTTTATTTTTGAACCCGGAACTTACGACGACCGCTTCCACGCGCTGGACGCCGACATCGAAGCGGCCGCGGTGGCCAACCCCGGCTACCTGGGCCGCGAAACCTGGCGCTCGGAAGACGGTGTGCGTTACAACGCCACCTATTACTGGACGGATCTGGAGGCACTCAAGACGTTCTCCAGCCACCCGCAGCACCTGGAAGCCAAGCGCAACTACCAGCGCTGGTACAAAGGCTTCCACATTGTTATTTCTGAAGTAATCCGTTCGTATGGCGATGGCGCGCTGGCGCACATCACCCCGAATTCCCGCTCCACCCTTTCTGGAACACACGCATGA
- a CDS encoding threonine dehydratase, translating to MSATTVPGLPTLQEIEAAAQVVYRAFQATPQYRWGLLAEKLGTPCWVKHENHTPVGAFKIRGGLNYFDQLAQKGALPQEVISATRGNHGQSIGWAARAYGVRCSIVVPHGNSVEKNAAMRALGVQLIEHGQDFQESREYAMRLAAERGAHMVPSFHPDLLRGVSTYWWELLKAAPEIDVVYVPIGQGSGACSAIAAKLALGHKARIVGVVSRHATTYADSLLAGRVVEAPVTTLLADGMACRVADPEALAILQGRIDHIVQVTDAEVAQAMRDIFACTHNVAEGAGAASFAAAMQERDSLRGQTVGITLCGGNVDSAVFADVLQG from the coding sequence ATGAGCGCCACCACCGTTCCCGGCCTGCCCACCCTGCAGGAGATCGAAGCCGCAGCCCAGGTGGTGTACCGCGCATTCCAGGCCACGCCGCAGTACCGCTGGGGCCTGCTGGCCGAGAAACTGGGCACGCCCTGCTGGGTCAAACACGAGAACCACACCCCCGTGGGTGCCTTCAAGATCCGTGGCGGACTCAACTACTTTGACCAACTGGCACAAAAAGGCGCACTGCCCCAAGAGGTGATCAGCGCCACACGGGGCAACCACGGCCAAAGCATTGGCTGGGCCGCCCGCGCCTATGGCGTGCGCTGCAGCATCGTGGTGCCACACGGCAACTCGGTGGAGAAAAACGCCGCCATGCGCGCCCTCGGTGTTCAACTCATCGAACACGGCCAGGATTTTCAGGAAAGCCGCGAATACGCCATGCGGCTGGCAGCGGAGCGTGGCGCCCACATGGTGCCCAGCTTCCATCCCGACCTGCTGCGGGGCGTGTCCACTTACTGGTGGGAACTGCTGAAGGCTGCGCCCGAGATCGATGTGGTCTACGTGCCCATCGGCCAGGGCTCCGGTGCGTGCAGCGCCATTGCCGCCAAGCTGGCGCTGGGCCACAAGGCGCGCATCGTCGGCGTGGTGAGCCGCCACGCCACCACCTATGCCGATTCCCTGCTTGCCGGTCGTGTAGTGGAGGCGCCGGTGACGACGCTGCTGGCCGACGGCATGGCCTGCCGCGTAGCCGACCCCGAGGCGCTGGCCATCCTGCAAGGCCGCATCGACCACATCGTGCAGGTGACCGACGCTGAAGTGGCCCAAGCCATGCGCGACATCTTTGCCTGCACCCACAACGTGGCTGAGGGCGCAGGTGCGGCGAGTTTTGCCGCCGCCATGCAGGAGCGCGACAGTCTGCGTGGGCAGACTGTAGGGATCACGCTTTGCGGGGGAAATGTGGACTCGGCGGTGTTTGCCGACGTGCTACAAGGCTAA
- a CDS encoding LysE family translocator, translating into MTSAEITALLLLSTAASFTPGPNTTLSTALAANLGLKRAMRFVVAVPIGWGLLFTLCAGGLGALVVAVPLLRQAIQIAGVAYLLWLAYKMASASSLGEADASRLNVTFWQGVALQFLNIKAWMLGLTVTAGWLAGREDVLTRFAITLPLMLAFGFFSNLLYAAMGSLLRDWLGGPVVGGVATARRLRWFNRGMAAVLVATAAWMATL; encoded by the coding sequence ATGACATCCGCTGAAATCACCGCCCTGCTGCTGCTTTCCACCGCAGCCAGCTTCACGCCCGGGCCGAACACGACGCTCTCCACGGCGCTAGCCGCCAACCTGGGGCTGAAGCGTGCCATGCGGTTTGTGGTGGCGGTGCCGATTGGCTGGGGCCTGCTGTTCACACTGTGCGCGGGTGGCCTGGGCGCACTGGTGGTGGCCGTGCCGCTGTTGCGTCAGGCCATACAGATCGCCGGCGTGGCCTACCTGCTGTGGCTGGCCTACAAGATGGCCAGCGCCAGCAGCCTGGGCGAGGCCGACGCCAGCCGCCTGAACGTCACCTTCTGGCAGGGCGTGGCGTTGCAGTTTCTCAATATCAAGGCCTGGATGCTGGGCCTCACCGTCACCGCCGGCTGGCTGGCCGGGCGCGAAGATGTGCTGACGCGCTTTGCCATCACACTGCCGCTGATGCTGGCCTTTGGATTTTTCAGCAACCTGCTCTACGCCGCGATGGGTTCGCTGTTGCGCGACTGGCTGGGCGGCCCGGTGGTCGGCGGTGTGGCCACCGCGCGGCGCCTGCGCTGGTTCAACCGCGGCATGGCCGCCGTGCTGGTCGCAACCGCCGCCTGGATGGCAACCCTATGA
- a CDS encoding methyl-accepting chemotaxis protein, which produces MFLGNMSIGKRLTLVLGVILALFVASSLVAVWQLGKLGVEMDTLTKDNLQTERAGTAWLRFTTSGIVRAAAIAKSSDTSLVEYFAPASADSIRETTELQKQIEEKMDTPEERALFDKVTEVRKAYLAAREEISKLKKAGDVDGANRVFTEKFEPGSRFYIEQVSKLVNQQRTQLDAATQRIENTRAQTITLLLVCSLVSLALGIFLAWLLTRSITQPLHRAETIAQSIADMDLTGNAQASYANDETGRLLRAIDTMRTALHGALHQVRGAVDNISTASLQIATGNRDLSARTEQTAGSLEETASSMEEMTSTVRQSADSATQANQLAASAASVAKRGGEVVSEVVATMDEINVSSKKISDIIGVIDGIAFQTNILALNAAVEAARAGEQGRGFAVVASEVRSLAQRSAEAAKEIKILIDASVASVASGSKQVQMAGSTMSDIVTSVSRVSDIIGEISSAAAEQSQGIGQINTAVNQLDQMTQQNAALVEESTAAAESLKEQARLLAEAVDAFKLSRV; this is translated from the coding sequence ATGTTTCTAGGCAATATGTCCATCGGCAAACGCCTGACCCTCGTGCTGGGGGTGATCTTGGCCTTGTTTGTGGCTAGCAGTCTGGTGGCGGTATGGCAACTCGGCAAACTGGGTGTGGAAATGGACACGCTGACCAAGGACAACCTGCAAACCGAACGCGCAGGCACGGCGTGGTTGCGCTTCACCACTTCGGGCATCGTGCGGGCCGCGGCCATCGCCAAGAGCAGCGATACCAGCCTGGTGGAATACTTTGCCCCAGCCTCGGCGGATAGTATCCGCGAGACCACCGAGCTGCAAAAGCAGATCGAAGAGAAGATGGATACCCCCGAAGAACGCGCCCTTTTCGACAAGGTGACGGAAGTGCGCAAGGCCTACCTGGCGGCACGTGAGGAAATCAGCAAACTCAAGAAAGCTGGAGATGTGGACGGCGCAAACCGCGTTTTCACCGAAAAATTCGAACCCGGGTCCCGCTTCTATATCGAACAGGTCAGCAAGCTGGTGAACCAGCAACGCACCCAACTGGACGCGGCGACCCAACGCATCGAAAACACACGCGCGCAAACCATCACGCTGTTGCTAGTCTGCAGCCTGGTGTCGCTGGCATTGGGCATTTTTCTGGCCTGGCTGCTGACCCGCAGCATCACGCAGCCCCTGCACCGTGCCGAGACCATCGCCCAGTCCATTGCCGACATGGACCTGACCGGCAATGCCCAGGCAAGCTATGCCAACGACGAAACGGGCAGATTGCTGCGCGCCATTGACACCATGCGCACTGCGCTGCATGGCGCATTGCACCAGGTGCGCGGCGCGGTCGACAACATTTCCACTGCCAGCCTGCAAATCGCCACGGGCAACCGGGATCTGAGCGCGCGTACCGAACAGACAGCCGGCAGCTTGGAAGAAACCGCCAGTTCCATGGAAGAGATGACCAGCACCGTGCGCCAGAGCGCAGACTCGGCGACCCAGGCCAACCAACTGGCGGCATCCGCCGCCAGTGTGGCCAAGCGCGGCGGCGAGGTGGTGTCCGAAGTCGTGGCGACCATGGACGAAATCAATGTCAGCTCCAAGAAGATTTCCGACATCATTGGCGTGATCGACGGCATTGCGTTCCAGACCAATATCCTGGCCTTGAATGCCGCGGTGGAAGCCGCCCGTGCCGGCGAGCAGGGGCGCGGCTTTGCGGTTGTGGCCAGTGAAGTGCGCAGCCTGGCCCAGCGCTCGGCAGAAGCAGCCAAGGAGATCAAGATCCTGATTGATGCCAGCGTGGCCAGCGTAGCGTCCGGCTCCAAGCAGGTACAAATGGCCGGCAGCACTATGAGCGACATTGTCACGAGCGTGAGCCGTGTGAGCGACATCATTGGTGAAATCAGTTCTGCCGCCGCCGAGCAGAGCCAGGGCATTGGCCAGATCAACACGGCCGTGAACCAGCTCGACCAGATGACGCAGCAGAACGCCGCGCTGGTCGAGGAGTCCACCGCTGCTGCGGAGAGCCTCAAGGAACAGGCCCGCCTGCTGGCCGAGGCCGTAGACGCCTTCAAACTCAGTCGGGTCTGA
- a CDS encoding PhzF family phenazine biosynthesis protein, translated as MPQQRPFKQVDVFTAQALRGNPLAVVLDGSGLSDAQMQDFARWTNLSETTFVLPPSATAAAQGADYQVRIFTPGGELPFAGHPTLGTCHAWLEAGGTPRSATGIVQECKVGLIQIRRDSGRPAFAAPALQRSNPSPALLAQVAAALGLRSRHIVAAQVLDNGPVWMGLLLDSLSTVLQLQPDHLALKNLGQKVGVAFVEHAQAAPTLIARSNREARAFGARSAGDAAADDCTTLEVRAFAAPMGVLEDPVTGSLNASLAQWLIADGHAPTCYVAHQGTCIGRDGRVHILRDADDQVWVGGDSVTCITGTVLL; from the coding sequence GTGCCCCAGCAACGCCCGTTCAAACAAGTCGACGTCTTCACCGCCCAGGCCCTGCGCGGCAACCCGCTGGCCGTGGTGCTGGACGGCAGTGGGCTGAGCGATGCGCAGATGCAGGACTTCGCACGCTGGACCAACCTCTCGGAAACCACCTTTGTGCTGCCCCCCAGTGCCACCGCTGCGGCCCAGGGCGCCGACTACCAGGTGCGCATCTTCACGCCCGGCGGGGAGTTGCCGTTTGCCGGCCACCCCACGCTGGGCACCTGCCACGCCTGGCTGGAAGCAGGCGGCACGCCGCGCAGTGCGACGGGCATTGTTCAGGAATGCAAGGTCGGGCTGATACAGATCCGCCGCGACAGTGGTCGTCCCGCGTTTGCCGCCCCCGCGCTCCAACGCAGCAACCCCAGCCCCGCCCTGCTGGCCCAGGTGGCTGCAGCACTGGGCCTGCGGTCGCGCCACATCGTGGCCGCGCAGGTGCTGGACAACGGCCCAGTCTGGATGGGCCTGCTGCTGGACAGCCTGAGCACCGTGCTGCAGCTGCAGCCAGACCACCTGGCGCTCAAGAATTTAGGGCAAAAAGTGGGCGTAGCCTTTGTGGAACATGCGCAAGCAGCTCCTACTTTAATAGCAAGATCCAACCGCGAGGCACGTGCCTTTGGCGCCCGCAGCGCCGGCGATGCGGCTGCGGACGACTGCACCACACTTGAAGTGCGCGCCTTTGCAGCGCCCATGGGCGTGCTGGAAGACCCGGTCACCGGCAGCCTCAACGCCAGCCTGGCCCAGTGGCTGATCGCCGATGGCCACGCCCCCACGTGTTACGTAGCGCACCAGGGCACCTGCATTGGCCGCGACGGCCGCGTGCACATCCTGCGCGACGCTGACGACCAGGTCTGGGTCGGCGGGGATTCGGTCACCTGCATCACCGGCACGGTGCTGTTATGA
- a CDS encoding DMT family transporter gives MNTHDLKKGLWLGVLGVTIFALTLPMTRLAVGTSDAPLMSGMFIAFGRAVVAGVLSGLLLWWSKAPLPPRDAWGPLVLVALGVVFGFPLFTSVAMRHVEAVHASVMVGVLPLATAVVGAFLNRQRPSTGFWICALAGTALVVAFALLRSGHSGLALQTADVLLLIAMACAAVGYGHGARLSQRMRAEHVICWALLISLPINLPLAAWQFPTETLPTSAWVAFAYVSVFSMWLGFFAWYKGLALGGTVRVSQVQLLQPFLSMLFAVPLLGEHLDAVTVGFGVAVIATVFIGRRMPVHTALKGPAA, from the coding sequence ATGAACACACACGATCTGAAAAAAGGCCTGTGGCTGGGCGTACTGGGTGTCACTATTTTTGCGCTGACCCTACCCATGACACGGCTGGCCGTGGGCACGTCGGACGCCCCGCTGATGTCGGGCATGTTCATCGCCTTCGGCCGCGCCGTGGTGGCGGGCGTGCTCTCGGGCCTGCTGCTGTGGTGGAGCAAAGCGCCACTGCCGCCGCGCGACGCCTGGGGCCCGCTGGTGCTGGTCGCTTTGGGCGTGGTGTTTGGTTTTCCGCTGTTCACCTCCGTTGCCATGCGCCATGTAGAGGCGGTGCACGCCAGCGTGATGGTGGGCGTGTTGCCACTGGCCACGGCCGTGGTGGGTGCATTCCTAAACCGGCAGCGCCCCTCCACAGGCTTTTGGATCTGCGCGCTGGCCGGTACGGCGCTGGTGGTGGCGTTTGCACTCTTGCGCTCGGGCCACAGCGGGCTGGCGCTACAAACGGCGGACGTGTTGCTGCTAATCGCCATGGCCTGCGCGGCCGTGGGTTACGGGCATGGCGCACGCCTGTCGCAGCGCATGCGCGCCGAACATGTGATCTGCTGGGCACTGCTGATCTCGCTGCCCATCAACCTGCCGCTGGCGGCGTGGCAGTTCCCCACCGAGACCCTGCCCACCAGCGCCTGGGTGGCGTTTGCCTATGTGTCGGTGTTTTCCATGTGGCTGGGCTTTTTTGCCTGGTACAAGGGCCTGGCCCTGGGTGGCACCGTGCGCGTGAGCCAGGTGCAATTGCTGCAACCGTTTTTGAGCATGCTGTTTGCCGTGCCGCTGCTCGGTGAACACCTGGACGCGGTGACCGTGGGCTTTGGTGTGGCGGTGATCGCCACCGTGTTTATCGGCCGGCGCATGCCAGTGCATACCGCATTGAAGGGTCCCGCGGCATGA
- a CDS encoding LysE family translocator — MNHDLLIAAAIFLIVSSVTPGPNNTMLMASGVNFGVRRSLPHLLGVQIGFTVMLLCVGLGLHAVLDQFPALYMLMRWGGAAYLLWLAWKLASARPADADPDAPAPQPLGFWGAAAFQWINPKAWFMIVTAMSAYLPPDASVSQVLLLALMSLVLGSPCSAVWVFFGQAMRSLLQNPGRLRIFNVTMALALVASLYPMLVT; from the coding sequence ATGAACCACGACCTGTTGATCGCCGCCGCCATCTTCCTCATCGTGAGCTCCGTCACGCCGGGGCCCAACAACACCATGCTGATGGCCTCGGGCGTGAACTTCGGCGTGCGCCGCTCGCTGCCGCATCTGCTGGGCGTGCAGATCGGATTCACCGTGATGCTGCTGTGCGTGGGCCTCGGCCTGCACGCGGTGCTGGATCAATTTCCAGCGCTATACATGCTGATGCGCTGGGGCGGCGCGGCCTACCTGCTGTGGCTGGCCTGGAAACTAGCCAGCGCCCGCCCCGCCGACGCAGACCCCGACGCACCCGCACCGCAACCCCTGGGTTTCTGGGGCGCCGCCGCGTTCCAGTGGATCAACCCCAAAGCCTGGTTCATGATCGTCACCGCCATGAGCGCCTACCTGCCGCCCGATGCCAGCGTGTCCCAGGTGCTGCTGCTGGCGCTGATGTCGCTGGTGTTGGGCAGCCCCTGCTCAGCGGTCTGGGTCTTTTTTGGCCAGGCCATGCGCAGTCTGCTGCAAAACCCCGGGCGTTTGCGCATCTTCAATGTGACCATGGCGCTGGCCCTGGTGGCATCGCTCTACCCCATGCTGGTAACCTGA
- a CDS encoding ammonium transporter, which produces MHRIGSHWLLACVLCASITGVWAQTPATAASGPVVAEVAPPAAAPIAPPASAPPAAPPVLAVPAVEVVAAPAVPAPPTKPSLVAQSSINAADTAWMMTSTALVLLMTLPGLALFYGGMVRKKSVLNTMASVVAIAAMVSLLWFAGGYAIAFTPGNSWIGLGADRLWFGGLSYLKEGGMVAVSHVAPAIPESVYSMFQLTFAIITAALVVGAIVERMRFSALLWFIGLWSIFVYAPVAHWVWEPGGWLAQMGVLDFAGGSVVHINAGITGLVCAYVLGPRRGYGREPFEPFNLGLTMAGAGLLWVGWFGFNAGSAVASDGRAGLAMAVTHIAASAGAIAWMLGEWVVRGRPSLLGLCSGLVAGLVAITPAAGFVTPRAALLIGIVAGLACYWGATGLKRMLNADDSLDVFGVHGIGGIVGALMTGLLANQTVSGVEGHIGTQLVGVVAVVLYSGIMSVLLLWVTKLIVGLRVDDAAELAGLDISQHREHMGN; this is translated from the coding sequence ATGCACCGTATCGGTTCACACTGGCTTCTGGCATGCGTTTTGTGCGCCAGCATCACAGGCGTCTGGGCACAGACGCCGGCAACAGCGGCCAGCGGCCCGGTAGTGGCGGAAGTCGCCCCCCCGGCGGCTGCCCCCATCGCCCCCCCAGCCTCGGCCCCTCCTGCGGCTCCGCCTGTCCTGGCAGTTCCTGCTGTTGAGGTGGTCGCAGCGCCCGCAGTCCCCGCACCACCAACCAAGCCCTCGCTGGTGGCACAAAGCAGCATCAACGCGGCCGACACCGCCTGGATGATGACCTCCACCGCGCTGGTGCTGCTGATGACGCTGCCCGGCCTTGCCCTGTTTTACGGCGGCATGGTGCGCAAGAAAAGTGTGCTCAACACCATGGCCAGCGTAGTCGCCATTGCGGCCATGGTCAGCCTGCTGTGGTTTGCCGGCGGCTACGCCATTGCCTTCACTCCGGGCAATAGCTGGATAGGACTGGGCGCCGATCGCCTGTGGTTTGGCGGCCTGAGTTATCTCAAGGAAGGGGGCATGGTGGCGGTGAGCCATGTGGCACCGGCGATTCCCGAGTCGGTGTATTCGATGTTCCAGCTCACCTTTGCCATCATCACGGCGGCACTGGTGGTGGGTGCCATTGTGGAGCGCATGCGTTTCTCGGCCCTGCTGTGGTTTATCGGCCTGTGGTCCATCTTCGTCTACGCCCCCGTTGCCCACTGGGTCTGGGAGCCGGGCGGCTGGCTCGCCCAGATGGGTGTGTTGGACTTTGCCGGTGGTTCTGTCGTGCACATCAACGCCGGCATCACCGGTCTGGTCTGCGCCTATGTATTGGGACCACGCCGCGGCTACGGACGCGAACCGTTTGAGCCCTTCAACCTGGGGCTGACCATGGCCGGTGCCGGCCTGCTGTGGGTGGGCTGGTTTGGTTTCAACGCCGGTTCGGCCGTGGCGTCAGATGGACGCGCTGGCCTGGCCATGGCGGTCACGCACATCGCCGCGTCGGCGGGTGCTATTGCCTGGATGCTGGGTGAATGGGTGGTACGCGGACGGCCATCGCTGCTGGGTCTGTGCTCGGGTCTGGTCGCCGGGCTGGTGGCCATCACCCCCGCAGCGGGTTTTGTCACGCCGCGCGCGGCGCTGCTGATCGGCATCGTCGCCGGGCTGGCCTGTTACTGGGGTGCCACCGGACTCAAACGCATGCTCAATGCTGACGATTCGCTGGACGTCTTTGGCGTGCACGGCATTGGCGGCATCGTCGGTGCCCTCATGACCGGCCTGCTGGCCAACCAGACGGTATCGGGCGTGGAAGGCCATATTGGCACCCAGCTTGTAGGTGTGGTGGCCGTGGTGCTGTACAGCGGCATCATGAGTGTGCTGCTGCTGTGGGTCACCAAACTGATTGTGGGTCTGCGCGTAGACGACGCAGCCGAGCTCGCCGGTCTGGACATTTCCCAGCACCGGGAGCACATGGGTAACTGA
- a CDS encoding histidine phosphatase family protein, with protein MGNLYLVRHGQASFGAADYDNLSELGHRQSMRLGEYFAYKGLQFDAVLTGTLKRHAQTWAGIAQGAKLLHQPLLWPGLNEYESEAVIQTIHPEPLTKPETPEMYRHHFRLLRDGLTQWMNGVVSPKGMPSYNDFKHGIVSALDHVRQQHSGNVLIVSSGGPISTAVGHVLGTTPETTIELNFRIRNSAITEFAFTPKRHMLSTFNGLPHLDSPEYADWISYS; from the coding sequence ATGGGAAATCTTTATCTGGTGCGCCATGGGCAGGCCTCTTTTGGTGCTGCCGACTACGACAACCTGAGCGAACTGGGACACCGACAAAGCATGCGCCTGGGTGAATACTTCGCCTACAAGGGTCTGCAATTCGACGCGGTGCTCACCGGCACCCTCAAACGCCACGCCCAAACCTGGGCCGGCATTGCCCAGGGTGCAAAGCTCCTCCACCAGCCACTGCTCTGGCCGGGTTTGAATGAGTACGAGAGCGAAGCGGTGATCCAGACCATCCACCCCGAGCCGCTGACCAAACCCGAAACGCCCGAGATGTACCGGCACCACTTTCGCCTGCTGCGCGATGGCCTCACGCAGTGGATGAACGGCGTGGTCAGCCCCAAGGGCATGCCCAGCTACAACGACTTCAAGCACGGCATCGTCAGCGCGCTGGACCATGTGCGCCAGCAGCACAGCGGCAATGTGCTGATTGTCAGCAGCGGCGGCCCCATCAGCACCGCGGTCGGCCATGTGCTGGGCACTACGCCCGAGACCACCATCGAGCTCAACTTCCGCATCCGCAACAGCGCGATCACCGAATTCGCCTTCACGCCCAAACGCCACATGCTGTCGACCTTCAACGGCCTGCCGCACCTGGACAGCCCCGAATACGCGGACTGGATCAGCTACTCCTGA
- a CDS encoding glutathione S-transferase family protein, which translates to MGVHIWGRLSSLNVRKVVWAAQETGVAFTRSDAGLSFGVVKTPEYLSMNPNALVPTLQDGDFVLWESNAIVRYLCAKYGNATLYPQDLAARFDAERWMDWQQTTLNRDSGAAFAQWFRTPAEKRDATVIARSTAATEPALAQLNDHLATRAYVGGEHFSMADIPAACDVHRWFGLPQPRPAWPHLERWFATILARPATRGVLDLPLS; encoded by the coding sequence ATGGGCGTGCATATCTGGGGCCGCCTGAGCTCACTGAACGTACGCAAGGTGGTGTGGGCCGCGCAGGAGACCGGCGTGGCGTTCACGCGCAGCGATGCGGGTCTGAGCTTTGGTGTGGTCAAGACACCCGAGTACCTGTCGATGAACCCCAACGCGCTGGTGCCCACGCTGCAGGACGGCGACTTCGTGTTGTGGGAGAGCAATGCCATCGTGCGTTACCTGTGCGCCAAATACGGCAACGCCACGCTTTACCCACAAGACCTGGCCGCGCGCTTTGACGCCGAACGCTGGATGGACTGGCAGCAGACCACGCTGAACCGCGACAGCGGCGCGGCCTTTGCGCAGTGGTTTCGCACCCCCGCCGAGAAGCGCGATGCCACCGTGATTGCCCGCTCGACCGCCGCCACCGAGCCGGCCCTGGCCCAGCTCAACGACCACCTGGCCACACGTGCCTATGTGGGTGGTGAGCACTTCAGCATGGCCGACATTCCCGCGGCCTGTGACGTGCACCGCTGGTTTGGCCTGCCCCAGCCCCGGCCCGCCTGGCCGCATCTGGAGCGCTGGTTTGCCACCATCCTCGCGCGCCCCGCAACCCGCGGCGTGCTCGATCTGCCTCTTTCATAA
- a CDS encoding PLP-dependent aminotransferase family protein translates to MTHWTLAARAAKMNPSVIREILKVTERPGIISFAGGLPSPQTFPVAEFEAACAKVLKDDPAGALQYAASEGYGPLREMVAENLGKQSAAAGMPWKVDPAQVLITTGSQQGLDLVAKILIDAGSKVLVESPTYLGAVMAFMPMEPNVVSVASDDNGVEIEDLRAKSDGARFLYVLPNFQNPTGRTMSEARRAALSAEAARSGLPLMEDNPYGDLWFDQAPAAPLTARNPEGGIYLGSFSKVLAPGLRMGFMVAPKAVYPKLLQAKQAADLHSPGFNQRMIFEVMQNGFLDRHVPTIRALYKAQRDAMLQALAQHFPATSNPDDTLTWNTPAGGMFLWARLPKGMNAVDLLPHAVDKGVAFVPGAPFYADHGDTRTMRLSFVTPSVEEIHRGVAALAAAIHAQRS, encoded by the coding sequence ATGACCCACTGGACCCTGGCCGCACGCGCCGCAAAGATGAACCCCTCGGTGATCCGCGAGATCCTCAAGGTCACTGAACGCCCCGGCATCATCAGTTTTGCCGGCGGCCTGCCCTCACCCCAAACCTTCCCCGTCGCCGAGTTTGAAGCCGCCTGCGCCAAGGTGCTCAAGGACGACCCGGCCGGTGCCCTGCAATACGCCGCCTCGGAGGGTTACGGCCCGCTGCGCGAGATGGTCGCCGAGAACCTGGGCAAACAAAGCGCCGCCGCCGGCATGCCGTGGAAGGTCGACCCGGCCCAGGTACTGATTACCACCGGCTCGCAACAGGGTCTGGATCTGGTCGCCAAAATCTTGATCGACGCGGGCAGCAAGGTGCTGGTGGAATCGCCCACCTACCTGGGCGCCGTGATGGCCTTCATGCCGATGGAACCCAATGTGGTGAGTGTCGCCAGCGACGACAACGGTGTGGAGATTGAAGACCTGCGCGCCAAGTCCGACGGCGCACGTTTTCTCTACGTGTTGCCCAACTTCCAGAACCCCACCGGCCGCACCATGTCCGAAGCGCGCCGCGCCGCCCTGAGTGCCGAGGCTGCCCGCAGCGGCCTGCCGCTGATGGAAGACAACCCCTATGGCGACCTGTGGTTTGACCAGGCCCCTGCCGCACCACTGACCGCGCGCAACCCCGAAGGCGGTATTTATCTCGGCTCGTTCTCCAAGGTGCTGGCGCCCGGCCTGCGCATGGGTTTCATGGTCGCGCCCAAGGCCGTGTACCCCAAGCTGCTGCAAGCCAAACAGGCCGCCGACCTGCACAGCCCGGGCTTTAACCAGCGCATGATTTTTGAAGTCATGCAAAACGGTTTCCTCGACCGCCACGTGCCCACCATCCGCGCGCTCTACAAGGCACAACGCGATGCCATGCTGCAAGCGCTGGCCCAGCACTTCCCCGCCACATCCAACCCCGACGACACGCTGACCTGGAACACGCCCGCCGGCGGCATGTTCCTGTGGGCACGTTTGCCCAAAGGCATGAACGCGGTGGACTTGCTGCCGCACGCGGTGGACAAGGGTGTGGCCTTTGTGCCCGGCGCACCGTTCTACGCCGACCATGGCGACACACGCACCATGCGCCTATCCTTCGTCACCCCCAGCGTGGAAGAAATCCACCGCGGTGTGGCCGCGCTGGCCGCCGCCATCCACGCACAAAGGAGCTGA